A part of Gemmatimonas groenlandica genomic DNA contains:
- a CDS encoding alkaline phosphatase family protein, which yields MLVSSPILRASAIAASMLAVTSLSVSSLAAQAAPPTLVVQITVDQLRPDYLDKWSSQFTGGLGRLLKQGAFFSNAMHDHATTETAPGHATLWSGRYPSHTGVVLNEIGVADPQSPLLLGRGGGASPYRFRGSALFDWMRTRDQFSRALSVSRKDRGAILPLGRAKQQVYWYSLDGRFTTSRYYADTLPAWVQQFNARNFLKPYLGAQWNPLLAASQYPEKDSVSIENQGKDFVFPHTLDTEVRAAGTNFTEFPWMDDVTVDMALAGVNALDLGKGPTTDVLAVSLSTTDAVGHRYGPDSRELHDQVLRVDRALGRLIDSLYKLRDSTRIVFALGADHGVSPFPETAFPGADPNRGRVNPQPLIDAARSALAARGVEGDALMLQAGIVSLDRRRLSAKGVSADSVVTALRGQLLKLPGMMRVDRVSTLAVAAAKGDAIARRWLHSIPTDFQAELTVTFKPGYYWYTTRYATHGTPHELDARIPILFMGPMVKPGRYTKPVYSVDIAPTLAEMLGISPTEKVDGRVLTEALRRP from the coding sequence ATGCTCGTCTCCAGCCCGATTCTCCGCGCATCCGCGATCGCCGCGTCGATGCTTGCCGTGACGTCGCTCTCCGTGTCGTCGCTAGCCGCCCAGGCCGCACCGCCCACGCTCGTCGTGCAGATCACCGTCGACCAGCTACGCCCGGACTATCTCGACAAGTGGTCGTCGCAGTTCACCGGCGGACTTGGCCGGCTGCTGAAGCAGGGCGCGTTCTTCAGCAACGCCATGCACGATCATGCCACGACTGAGACGGCGCCGGGACATGCGACGCTCTGGTCGGGACGGTATCCGTCGCACACCGGGGTGGTGCTGAACGAGATCGGCGTGGCCGACCCGCAGTCGCCGTTGTTGCTCGGGCGCGGTGGCGGTGCGTCGCCGTATCGCTTCCGCGGTTCAGCGCTCTTCGACTGGATGCGCACGCGCGACCAGTTCAGCCGCGCGCTCTCCGTATCACGCAAGGACCGCGGCGCCATTCTGCCGCTGGGACGGGCGAAGCAGCAGGTGTACTGGTATTCGCTCGACGGGCGCTTCACCACCAGCCGCTACTACGCCGACACGCTGCCCGCATGGGTGCAGCAGTTCAACGCGCGCAATTTTCTGAAGCCGTACCTCGGCGCCCAGTGGAACCCGCTGCTCGCCGCGTCGCAGTATCCCGAGAAGGACTCCGTCTCCATCGAGAACCAGGGGAAGGACTTCGTCTTCCCGCATACGCTCGACACCGAGGTCCGTGCGGCGGGGACCAACTTCACGGAGTTCCCGTGGATGGACGACGTGACGGTCGACATGGCGCTGGCCGGTGTGAACGCGCTCGACCTCGGTAAGGGACCGACGACCGATGTGCTCGCGGTATCGCTGTCCACCACCGATGCCGTCGGACACCGGTACGGTCCCGATTCGCGGGAGCTGCACGATCAGGTGCTGCGCGTGGATCGTGCGCTCGGCCGCCTCATCGATTCGCTGTATAAGCTGCGTGACTCCACCCGCATCGTGTTCGCGCTGGGTGCCGATCATGGCGTGTCGCCGTTTCCCGAGACGGCATTTCCCGGCGCCGATCCCAACCGCGGCCGAGTAAATCCGCAGCCCCTCATCGATGCCGCCCGCAGTGCCTTGGCCGCGCGTGGAGTGGAGGGCGACGCGCTGATGTTGCAGGCGGGGATCGTGTCGCTCGATCGACGCCGCCTATCCGCCAAGGGGGTGAGTGCCGACTCGGTCGTCACAGCACTGCGCGGCCAGCTGCTCAAGTTGCCCGGCATGATGCGGGTGGATCGCGTGTCGACGCTCGCCGTGGCCGCGGCCAAGGGCGACGCGATTGCGCGCCGTTGGCTCCACTCGATTCCCACCGACTTTCAGGCCGAGCTCACGGTAACGTTCAAGCCGGGCTATTACTGGTACACCACGCGCTACGCGACGCATGGCACGCCGCACGAGCTCGATGCGCGCATCCCGATCCTGTTCATGGGGCCGATGGTCAAGCCGGGCCGATACACGAAGCCGGTGTATTCGGTCGACATTGCGCCGACGCTGGCCGAGATGTTGGGTATTTCGCCCACGGAGAAAGTGGACGGCCGCGTACTCACCGAAGCGCTGCGTCGGCCGTAG
- a CDS encoding FMN-binding negative transcriptional regulator, with product MYIPRSFAESDRDALHGFIERHPLGALVTASSEHGFYATHLPLLLDRKRGAIGVLQGHVARANPHHALAASGESALVIFSGPDAYVTPSWYAAKQEHGKVVPTWNYIAVHATGVLRFIDDRDFLMAHLDRLTDRHEASQSHPWAMHDAPLDYLEQLARATVGVEIEITQLEGKFKLSQNRSDADVHGVISGLDASASAHDRAVADAMRERSRSEPPQ from the coding sequence GTGTACATCCCCCGTTCATTCGCCGAGTCGGATCGCGACGCACTTCACGGGTTCATCGAGCGCCATCCGCTCGGCGCGCTGGTCACGGCGTCGAGCGAGCACGGCTTCTATGCCACGCATCTCCCCCTGCTGCTCGACCGGAAGCGTGGCGCGATCGGCGTGCTGCAGGGGCATGTCGCACGGGCCAACCCGCACCATGCATTGGCCGCGAGTGGCGAGTCGGCACTCGTGATCTTCAGTGGACCCGACGCGTACGTCACGCCGTCGTGGTACGCGGCCAAGCAGGAGCACGGGAAGGTCGTGCCGACCTGGAACTACATCGCGGTGCATGCCACCGGGGTGCTGCGCTTCATCGACGATCGCGATTTTCTGATGGCGCATCTCGACCGGCTCACCGACCGGCATGAGGCGTCGCAGTCGCATCCGTGGGCGATGCACGACGCGCCGCTCGACTATCTCGAGCAGCTCGCCCGAGCCACCGTCGGCGTCGAGATCGAGATCACGCAGCTCGAAGGCAAGTTCAAGCTGAGTCAGAACCGCAGCGACGCGGACGTGCACGGCGTGATATCGGGGCTCGATGCGTCGGCGTCGGCACACGATCGCGCCGTCGCGGACGCGATGCGCGAACGCTCGCGATCTGAGCCGCCGCAATAA